In Triticum aestivum cultivar Chinese Spring chromosome 5B, IWGSC CS RefSeq v2.1, whole genome shotgun sequence, the following proteins share a genomic window:
- the LOC123111197 gene encoding peptidyl-prolyl cis-trans isomerase FKBP42, whose protein sequence is MPEDAAPIAPAPASDLTAGSSDDEITVEDASFARTELPQDGSAPPVVTTDMEVLHDKVKKQVIKEGHGKIPSKFSTCFVHYRAWVQSSMHKFEDTWQEQHPVEIVIGKEKKQMSGLGIGVGHMKSGERALLHVSWELGYGKEGSFSFPNVPPSADLIYEVELIGFDDAKEGKARSDMTVEERIEAADRRKLEGNDYFKEKKFEEAMQQYEMAVAYMGDDFMFQLFGKYRDMALAVKNPCHLNMAACLIKQKRFDEAIAQCSIVLSEDETNVKALFRRGKARAELGQTESAREDFLKAKKHSPEDKEIMRELRSLAEQDKAMYQKQRELYKGLFGPRPQPKPKAKNFAVLFWQWLVSLLRYLARMFTRKND, encoded by the exons ATGCCCGAAGATGCCGCGCCAATAGCCCCCGCCCCCGCTTCTGATCTCACCGCTG GTTCTAGTGATGATGAGATAACAGTAGAGGATGCTTCTTTTGCGCGTACTGAACTCCCCCAAGATGGCAGTGCCCCACCTGTCGTAACAACTGATATGGAAGTTCTCCATGATAAAGTTAAGAAGCAAGTCATTAAAGAAGGCCATGGGAAGATACCCTCAAAATTTTCTACGTGCTTTG TGCATTACAGAGCATGGGTACAAAGCTCTATGCATAAATTTGAGGATACCTGGCAAGAACAGCATCCAGTTGAAATTGTCATCGGAAAAG AGAAAAAGCAAATGTCCGGTTTGGGTattggtgttggtcacatgaaaaGTGGGGAACGTGCACTGTTGCATGTTAGCTGGGAGCTAGGCTATGGGAAAGAAGGAAGCTTTTCATTCCCGAATGTCCCTCCATCAGCAGACCTTATATATGAAGTTGAACTCATTGGTTTTGATGATGCTAAAGAG GGAAAAGCCCGTAGTGACATGACGGTAGAAGAGAGGATTGAAGCAGCGGATAGGAGGAAGCTTGAGGGCAACGATTACTTTAAAGAGAAGAAATTTGAGGAGGCTATGCAGCAATACGAGATG GCTGTTGCGTATATGGGAGATGATTTCATGTTTCAGTTGTTTGGGAAGTACAGAGATATGGCTTTGGCTGTGAAAAACCCGTGCCATCTCAACATGGCTGCTTGCCTGATCAAACAAAAGAGATTTGACGAAGCTATCGCACAGTGTAGCATT GTGCTGTCAGAGGACGAAACCAACGTGAAAGCACTGTTCAGACGTGGAAAAGCTAGAGCCGAGCTCGGCCAGACAGAATCAGCGAGGGAGGACTTTCTGAAAGCCAAGAAACACTCCCCGGAAGACAAGGAGATCATGCGGGAGCTTCGGTCGCTGGCGGAACAAGATAAAGCGATGTACCAGAAGCAGAGGGAGCTATACAAAGGTCTGTTTGGGCCGAGGCCTCAGCCCAAACCCAAGGCCAAAAATTTCGCCGTCCTCTTCTGGCAGTGGCTGGTGTCACTGCTCCGTTATCTTGCCAGGATGTTCACGCGCAAGAATGACTAG